From the Brachyhypopomus gauderio isolate BG-103 chromosome 5, BGAUD_0.2, whole genome shotgun sequence genome, one window contains:
- the cep152 gene encoding centrosomal protein of 152 kDa produces the protein MSIDFDSAALQTQHEEEEDYDEEDYAREQELHKLLTDLPDDMLEDSQDSSPELDLSTCSHPGKNRPQHFYEHSEWSNQPGPLPVEDNPQDGYDQSHHQGCTYDNTASQPNGHVRRLQGGMDHPPQAWDTHHRGDCVYSSAGTADSDGADNYSSGEGYEQETYPHTGEHAIKQNHFQNFGNGITESNSVGTYKVSYRPQKPASPPQLFNTQAPSQHDHFNQLQRDFLDSSPGTADAQECAQLKILNKAQSRQIEELEQRLEDSRRKMRYVEHQFAIVRDEKEGLAVSLKESSRLIEEVKERESQLKVKVQSLEKQIQVFSEREQENIKKQHATEAAVDSMQQQMMELCRSDTLTRAREQHDRDMAVMKEQYEARTLDLQQQIDAHAHSLDQQRALQVAVGPVAQTKGSVCVCVCVCACVCAWQVQAAQRLREQVRELDQQREKDQVERAKVVNTLTKRLEESQQQCAQLLHTGSVQEMSQMQLKLQQAQSSRNISEDMNRTLQEELKELKEHITLYESAVKLGAVSFDLSADWENHLSQSCIDLGMKAVKRSNGRKQSPPVSSDSVLPKGDVVRELQIELQRCLAQLKTKRQKISQLQEELKTSHQHEEQLRTQLTGAERSVKESAVRESCLQKHLERPSTAPHDQLDSLEEERRQLRERVETLEAQNKDLKQSEEKVKAANSELCTKMREMIQELDQEKQEAAERYERTQQQYRDDVVQRVRAELLQEHTTRVEHLSTQHQQHIQQLESKLADLSREVLAVQECYISVCKEKDKLEETLQSRIDDERKLRELELKKREEAEMALQKQEAHLASQHQQAFAEFKAQCTRDSERELQREVAKQREQLEKTWACRLEEAVKERRGVRASTQEGSSQTERTEPAAQPVSLQQLEARLGAQRTALQREADGALARAVEEAVRRAERELQQKHTQDVSSQVEGAVSRAYGLWIQDLTSLPEYKTSLQTEKEQWEKLQQQHVQEQISKAVKAAEGRWQETMEEKHKELEDYRRRNGELEEQVVSLNTQLERCVEERASLLESELSAARSTWSRETQEEVSGLRAQLQREQQENQARLEMSTERAREETLAQAQKILKKKEEEWRGQHAVRLREEQGRTQEEVLAELKEVLMELQNLEREVWEDGGSSDVGVRARLRAVCSEALSTAVAHTKQECLKSGEDTLRRLLKTSQEQREKELQAVRGSAARPEDGVCGRAGCAETVAKLQKNRQDLQRHLEKTCRQLQRTVRQHKNTLHTLREDHEEVLRRERDSHAKELEQIKLTICKETGGADGQQSLQAGLEEMKLQYMKAVQKIRGDMLHYLQESKERAAELIRAEVLRERQDTARRMRTYYLTCLQELLDDGAQTTGAEKKIISAASKLAAMAKVLETPQPKKKPQRNPDVQVPFSNPETNNEHLARVSGAAASGQSLSVTAENQEDCKKNQVRHIRSVTETKHALHRAKRGGLALGDKTSPPDLLGSVRGSAADGLGVAEHVTPVSLHHRAPKALADVASSSVPNGDVSSANVTLRKQSRDVYLIGRESGRTTSPQVAGDPSLIEEAPVRDAAQSDWSLSSNGPTCTNVYLTNYPSKNVVRPLLVAGLPVHDLDFGSTLGDDSDVTVYKEMVKKPTCLKPKQGTGVHTTTAREPIPGSEKERIHALCTKNLFSEFKVRQQDSGFDSPSSHIQK, from the exons CTGCACAAGCTGCTTACAGACCTGCCAGATGATATGCTGGAGGACAGTCAGGACTCTTCACCTGAGCTGGACCTCTCCACCTGCAGTCACCCAGGAAAGAACAG acCACAGCATTTTTATGAACACTCTGAATGGTCTAATCAGCCTGGGCCCCTTCCCGTTGAAGAT AATCCTCAGGATGGCTACGATCAGTCCCATCATCAAGGTTGCACGTACGACAACACAGCATCACAGCCAAACGGCCATGTTCGTCGTCTCCAGGGTGGAATGGATCACCCACCACAAGCCTGGGATACACACCACCGTGGAGACTGTGTCTACTCTTCTGCAGGAACAGCAGACTCCGATGGTGCAGACAACTACTCTTCTGGGGAGGGCTATGAACAGGAAACGTACCCTCACACAGGAGAGCATGCAATTAAACAGAACCATTTTCAG AATTTTGGTAATGGAATAACCGAGAGCAACAGTGTCGGTACGTACAAAGTCAGCTACCGCCCACAGAAACCCGCGAGTCCCCCACAGTTGTTCAACACGCAGGCTCCTTCTCAACACGACCACTTTAACCAGCTTCAGCGGGATTTCCTTGACTCGTCACCAG GTACTGCTGATGCACAGGAATGTGCTCAACTAAAGATTTTAAACAAAGCCCAGTCAAGGCAGATCGAAGAGCTGGAACAGAGACTGGAGGATAGCAGACGCAAAATGAGATACGTGGAGCATCAGTTTGCCATCGTCAGAG ATGAGAAGGAAGGTCTGGCGGTGTCCCTGAAGGAGTCCAGTCGTCTGAtagaggaggtgaaggagagggAATCTCAGCTAAAAGTCAAAGTCCAATCTCTGGAGAAACAGATCCAGGTCTTTagtgagagagaacaggag aacataaAGAAGCAGCATGCTACCGAGGCTGCAGTAGACAGCATGCAGCAGCAGATGATGGAGCTGTGTCGCTCAGACACACTGACCCGGGCGCGTGAGCAGCACGACAGAGACATGGCTGTGATGAAGGAGCAGTACGAGGCTCGCACACTGGACCTGCAGCAGCAGATAGACGCTCACGCACACAGCCTGGACCAGCAG AGGGCGCTACAAGTTGCTGTGGGTCCTGTTGCACAGActaaaggaagtgtgtgtgtgtgtgtgtgtgtgtgtgcgtgtgtgtgtgcgtggcagGTGCAGGCAGCCCAGCGTCTGCGTGAACAGGTGAGGGAGCTGGACCAGCAGAGGGAGAAGGATCAGGTGGAGCGTGCGAAGGTGGTCAACACCCTGACCAAGCGCCTGGAGGAGAGCCAGCAGCAGTGTGCCCAGCTGCTTCACACGG gctcCGTGCAGGAGATGAGCCAGATGCAGCTCAAGCTCCAACAGGCACAGTCTAGCCGCAACATCAGTGAAGACATGAACCGAAcgttacag GAAGAGCTGAAGGAGCTGAAGGAACACATCACCCTGTACGAGTCTGCCGTGAAGCTTGGGGCAGTTTCTTTTGACTTGAGTGCAGACTGGGAGAACCACCTCTCGCAGTCCTGCATAGATCTGGGAATGAAGGCAGTTAAGAGGAGCAATGGCAGGAAGCAGAG CCCTCCTGTCTCGTCAGACTCCGTCCTTCCTAAGGGCGACGTGGTGCGGGAGCTGCAGATTGAGCTGCAGAGATGTCTCGCTCAGCTGAAGACCAAGAGGCAGAAGATctctcagttacaggaggagcTGAAAACCTCCCACCAGCACGAGGAACAGCTGCGCACACAGCTGACTGGAGCTGAGAGGAGCGTGAAGGAGTCCGCG GTACGGGAGAGCTGTCTGCAGAAGCACCTGGAGCGACCCAGCACGGCTCCTCACGACCAGCTGGACAGTCTGGAGGAGGAGCGGAGGCAGCTgcgggagagggtggag ACTCTAGAGGCGCAAAACAAGGACCTGAAGCAGAGTGAGGAGAAGGTGAAAGCGGCTAACTCTGAGCTGTGCACCAAGATGAGGGAGATGATTCAGGAGCTGGACCAGGAGAAGCAGGAAGCAGCGGAGAG GTACGAGAGGACCCAGCAGCAGTACAGAGACGACGTGGTCCAGCGCGTGCGCGCAGAACTGCTGCAGGAACACACCACGCGTGTGGAGCACCTCTCTACCCAACACCAGCAGCACATCCAGCAGCTGGA ATCTAAACTAGCAGACCTCAGTCGAGAGGTTTTGGCAGTGCAGGAGTGTTACATTTCGGTTTGCAAGGAAAAGGATAAACTGGAAGAAACTCTCCAGAGCAGGATAGACGACGAGAGGAAACTGAGAGAGCTCGAG ctgaagaagagagaggaggcggAGATGGCTCTGCAGAAACAGGAGGCACATTTGGCCTCTCAGCACCAACAGGCGTTTGCGGAGTTTAAAGCCCAGTGTACTAGAGACAGTGAGCGTGAGCTGCAGCGTGAGGTGGCCAAGCAGCGTGAACAG CTGGAGAAGACGTGGGCGTGCAGGCTGGAGGAGGCGGTGAAGGAGAGGCGAGGAGTCAGAGCGTCCACCCAGGAGGGCTCCTCTCAGACGGAGCGCACGGAGCCGGCGGCCCAGCCCGTCTCGCTGCAGCAGCTGGAGGCCCGGCTCGGCGCCCAGAGAACGGCCCTGCAGCGGGAGGCCGACGGCGCTCTGGCCAGAGCGGTGGAGGAGGCCGTGAGACGGGCGGAGAGAGAGCTGCAGCAGAAACACACGCAGGATGTGTCCTCACAG GTTGAAGGTGCCGTGTCCAGAGCGTACGGTCTCTGGATCCAGGACCTGACCTCCCTCCCAGAGTACAAAACCAGCCTGCAGACAGAGAAGGAGCAGTGGGAGAAACTACAGCAGCAGCACGTCCAAGAGCAG ATATCTAAGGCAGTAAAAGCAGCTGAGGGCAGATGGCAGGAGACTATGGAGGAGAAACACAAGGAGCTGGAAGACTACAGGAGGAGAAATGGAGAGCTTGAGGAGCAGGTGGTCTCCCTGAACACGCAGCTGGAACGTTGTGTGGAGGAGCGGGCGTCGCTCCTGGAGTCCGAGCTCTCTGCAGCCCGGTCCACGTGGAGCAGGGAGACGCAGGAGGAGGTGTCGGGCCTGAGGGCCCAGCTTCAGAGGGAGCAGCAGGAGAACCAGGCCCGGCTGGAGATGAGCACAGAGCGAGCCCGGGAGGAGACCCTCGCACAGGCCCAGAAGATCctgaagaagaaggaggaggagtggaggggtcaGCACGCAGTCCG GTTGAGGGAAGAGCAGGGTCGGACCCAGGAGGAGGTGCTGGCTGAGCTGAAGGAGGTTCTGATGGAGTTGCAGAACTTGGAGCGGGAGGTTTGGGAGGACGGAGGTAGCAGTGACGTTGGGGTGAGAGCCAGACTGAGGGCCGTGTGCAGTGAGGCTCTCTCCACAGCTGTGGCCCACACCAAGCAGGAGTGTCTAAAG AGCGGTGAGGATACGTTGAGGCGTTTGCTGAAGACGAGCCAGGAGCAGCGTGAGAAGGAGCTCCAGGCTGTGCGCG GCTCTGCGGCCCGGCCCGAGGACGGCGTGTGTGGCAGGGCGGGCTGTGCCGAGACGGTGGCCAAGCTCCAGAAGAACCGCCAGGACCTGCAGAGGCACCTGGAGAAGACGTGTCGTCAGCTGCAGCGCACCGTCCGACAGCACAAGAACACCCTGCACACGCTGAGAG AGGACCATGAAGAAGTCTTGCGCAGGGAGAGGGACTCTCACGCAAAAGAACTTGAGCAGATCAAACTCACTATATGCAAAGAAACAGG TGGTGCGGACGGTCAACAGAGTCTCCAGGCTGGCCTTGAAGAAATGAAACTGCAGTACATGAAAGCTGTACAGAAGATCAGAG GTGACATGCTGCACTACCTGCAGGAGAGCAAAGAGAGGGCGGCGGAGCTGATCCGGGCCGAGGTTCTGAGGGAGAGGCAGGACACGGCCCGGCGCATGCGCACCTACTACCTCACCTGCCTGCAGGAGCTCCTGGACGACGGAGCTCAGACCACCGG TGCAGAAAAGAAGATCATAAGTGCTGCCAGTAAACTGGCCGCCATGGCTAAAGTGCTGGAGACACCTCAGCCCAAGAAGAAACCCCAGAGGAACCCTGATGTTCAAG TACCGTTCTCAAATCCAGAGACCAATAATGAACATCTTGCCAGAGTGTCTGGGGCTGCTGCTTCAGGCCAAAGCCTCTCAGTCACAGCCGAGAACCAGGAGGACTGCAAGAAGAATCAAGTCCGTCACATCCGTTCTGTTACTGAAACCAAGCACGCCCTCCACAGAGCCAAACGGGGAGGACTCGCGCTGGGGGACAAGACCTCTCCTCCTGACCTCCTGGGCTCTGTGAGGGGCAGTGCTGCTGATGGTCTGGGGGTAGCTGAACACGTTACCCCCGTGTCTCTCCACCACCGTGCTCCTAAAGCCCTCGCTGACGTTGCATCGTCCAGTGTCCCCAACGGAGACGTTAGCTCTGCTAACGTTACACTGAGGAAGCAGAGCAGGGACGTGTACCTAATAGGGAGAGAGTCCGGGAGAACCACGAGTCCACAGGTGGCTGGAGACCCCTCCCTGATCGAGGAGGCACCGGTGAGAGACGCCGCTCAGAGTGACTGGAGTTTATCCAGTAACGGCCCCACCTGTACCAATGTTTACCTGACCAACTACCCCAGCAAAAATGTAGTGAGGCCATTGTTGGTGGCAGGACTCCCAGTCCACGACCTGGACTTTGGAAGCACTTTAGGTGACGACTCTGATGTGACTGTTTACAAAGAGATGGTAAAGAAGCCCACGTGTTTGAAACCGAAACAGGGCACGGGTGTTCACACAACTACGGCCAGAGAACCAATTCCAGGTTCTGAGAAAGAGAGGATCCATGCACTGTGTACCAAGAACTTGTTCTCTGAATTTAAAGTACGTCAGCAGGATAGTGGCTTTGACAGCCCTTCGTCCCACATTCAGAaatga